A window of Desmospora profundinema genomic DNA:
GATGCCAACTCCGGTGAAATCCTAAAAGTGGAACAAGGTCATCGTCCGAAGGAGCGGAAAACTGCTGTCGAGGATCACCAAGAGAACCTCACGGATGATATCGCTGTCGAGGATGGGAGTGAGGAACGCACAAAGGAAGAGCCGAGGAACGGCAAGCGCATCAGCTATAAAAAAGCCAAAAAGATCGCCTTGAGCGAGTTTGACGGCAAGGTAAAAGATATTGAACTGGATAAAGACGATGGACGCTGGATTTATGAGGTGAAGATTAAAAATGGGAAGGAGAAAGCGGAACTGGAGATTGATGCTTTTACCGGTGAAACCCTGTTGATGTCTGTGGAATATGATGATT
This region includes:
- a CDS encoding PepSY domain-containing protein; the protein is MNKTWLTVLAGAILIAAVGFGVNQIFAGDKAPALTAEEAVQKAEERYPGSVKEIELNDTSARAVYEIELEGPGGNYEVHMDANSGEILKVEQGHRPKERKTAVEDHQENLTDDIAVEDGSEERTKEEPRNGKRISYKKAKKIALSEFDGKVKDIELDKDDGRWIYEVKIKNGKEKAELEIDAFTGETLLMSVEYDD